GAACCTGAAAACATTGACAAGGAGCTTAAGGATGAGGTATATTTTTAGTTACATCTGTGAAAACAGTAAAGAAAGATTCCATTCAAGGGAGTAATTCATGTGTcattcttgattttctttaattggAGAGACCCCTGTTTAATTTGATTAGCTCCACCGCACATATATGATTATTATGTTGTTAAactcatttctttatttatttattgaagaaaaCTGATGGAGCAATGCTAGCAAAATTTTCTGGTATATATTATTCCCTATGTGCGGATGCATGCCTTTTTGAGGCTATAGAACTTATTACATATAGGCTGTAAAAGTAATTTTACAGCTTCTGAATGGATATGTCTTCTTGTGAGGAAGAGAAGATGACACTTGTTATTGTTCcttgattattctttttttcaaccTTTGAGGTTTGATAAAAATTGGATTGTGCTGGTCATAAATGAGACGCGAtcatgaaatattatttttctagtttaatAAGACTGGTCAAGATTATGGGATTAAAAACGATTGAAATTTATTTAGAGATTTGTCTTaggattattaattatttgctTCTCTACTTTTTCATGAAGGATTGTGTAAAACTTTGCTTTCCAAGTTATAGaagtttttttgataggtacaCCTTTTTTTGGTCCCCAAGACTTGAACCTGGACTCCCCACAACCCCATCCCAATCccttaccacttgagccaaacCAAGGCTATCAAGTTATGGAATATTGATTTGCATTGCTTTTTAACATTTGGTTTCCACTAATTAATAGGCATTTTGGTATTTAGGAGCTTCTATTATTTCTACATGTTAGTCAACAATCATGGGTTTTATGGGAATGAAATGCATATAGTTGCAAAGTTATTCTGTTATTGATCTTATATAATTCTTGAACAAATAACAGTATAATTTGGCATATCAAAGAAATATTGCAATTTAGGATAAGGCAATTTGAAGTTCCACCAAGTACGTAATACTTGCAAAATTCCTAACAAAATGCAGATATTGTGCTACAGATGTTTGCgcattttcctatatttttcatGTACCACTAATGTCATTGGTCAGAAAGAACACATCTGCAAACGTCTAAAAGGCACATAGTACTTAAAAAATTGCCTTCTCAATTGATTTCAATTTACAACCTGTAGCTTCTTGTGAAGCTTGTTTGTGCATCCCATTTGATATTATGCATTGCTTCTCCTATCAATTTTTTTGACTTAGTTCTTTTACTAAATTAATTAGCTGCTATTTGGAAAGAAATCGTCTTAGTGTGGGAAAAATAGTATGGTCTTGAAGAGAGTTTTGATTTTCTTACCATTCATACAGGCCTTAGGAATAGATAGCCCTTTTTCAAGAAGGTGAGATGAAATCACATTTTCTTGTGCCATGGACTGAAGAATTGAAAGATacttttgtatttaaaaattatatgacaATTCTGGTCATTATAGAAATAATTGTTTGAAGTTGTGATTACATATCACAAAATACTCTTTTTGGGCTGAAGACAATGGTGAGAATGTTGGAAAATGTTATAGAGAATCGAAAGTTTAATAGTCACtataatcaaagaaaattaaaatataataacaatCATGTTGGAGCTGTAACCATTTTAGAAAACTTTGTAGTTTACAAGTTTCTTGTAACTTCTGTACCTCTTGAGAAAAATTTAGAACAATTGGTAAAAGAGAATGGACTGTGATACATCACCAAATGTATTTAGTATTTGGAAAAATAGCAATTTTTATGTAggaggtggttttttttttttgaaatactatgttcttgtgaaatttttttcttggtatctTGAAATTGAAGAGCTTAAGTAAGTATATCAGTGACTGTTAAACAGTTCAGAAACATGTATTTGGCACagactattttttaaatgggcatttttacatcatttttacTAGTTAAGCATTAGAGACAGTCGTGTTGGACTAGCACGGTATGCAGATACTGCAGTTCCAATTGGGGTTAAAACCATTGGAATTCTTGCCCACAATACCAAACTACTATGAGTTGGTTTGGCATTGTACTGACCAGATGAGAATAATAAAAGTTGgcatgctcttttttttttttttttttctttcttttttagagTTCTCCAAACTGCCCTCAGATGAAGTGGCCTTGATTtgagattttattatttctctgaGCCTCCTGTTGTTTGTCTTTCCACTATTTGAAACCCTGAACTAGCAGTTCCTTTTGAGGAATTTTGCTGTTGttctttatcttcttctatTTTCCTCCCCAAAACTAATGTTACAGATATTGTTATTCCCTCTTAAGTGTGGCAAATTGTGTAAATGATtggtaattttttgaaaattaatatttaagtcTATAtcttttgtattaaaatttaacaattGCATATCAGACTACATCGTCATTCTTTTATATGTTTTGTTTGATAGGCagtcatttttttatatgttaggAGGTAGATACTTTAGTTTAGTGAAAACTTTCTGATGGATTTCAAATTGAAGATTCCTATTGGCTCTGTTTGAATGttggaaaaaaatgattgaaaaattaaggaaggaaaagaaaatttgatagaaataGGAAGATATTTAAAGATTTGAAAGTTCACATTCTCTGTTTAAAAAGTAGAGATAGTTGGCTCACATTACTAGAATTAGGATCAAGCATTTCTATTTCAAATTTCTGAATCTATCAAAACATTGTGTTTTGATTGACGAAATTCTGCTTTCACAGGCCAGATTCCTTAAAGCATGTGGCACTTTAGTGGAGACTCCAGCTGAAATTCGGAAAGCATCAAGGAGATTGAAAAGTTCACCATCCCAGGATGGAGATTTAGAACATTCAAAATTCCATTCATGGCTTCCCAACACATCCATCAAGAAGCTCCAATTGGACAAGCAACCAGTTGAGCCACCTACTCCCATTAAACAATGTGAAGAATGGAGAAAGGAGTCAAGTCTTTTAGAGCAAACACCTAGCAGGTTACACTTCAAAACTGAATCATGAATagtttaaaataagttattagtTCAGTGTATATAACTTCTGTTTCATACACCTAAACATGGTAAATTTAGTCCCATATGATAGATCCTGAACATAAGGAGTCCCTTGCCTTTCAAGTCCAAGGAACTAATTTTGATTGCTTAACTTACTGTATGTTCTTCTGTAAGGGTTCAAAGACCAATAATGCCCTGCCATTTTGAAGGTTTGCGAAGCAAATTATTGTtcttttttcatcatttctgtTTTTGGCACAGAAGGTCTCACAAGTATTCATTGTATGTCTAATGTGCATAATAATGTTTGGCAAActctagattttattttttgaaaactatagCTGCCTGACATTTATCTGATTTTATCTCTCTTCATAGCTGCATATCGAATGGACAGAGTTCTACAGAAGGCAGTACGGTAGGGAACAGTGATGCGGTCATCAATGTTCATCCTAATCCAGTTGATGACTCTGTACCTTCAGTTTCACCCTGGCTTTCAGCTCCAAATGTTCAGCGCAGGAACAGGTCTGTTCGTTTTGAATGTGAGGCTGATGCAGCTCTATTTTCCTCAGGAAGTGCTTCATCTGAAATTGCTAGCCAAACTTCAAAGAGATATGAATCACCAAGTAATCATAGTGAATCTAAGCTTTCCCCTTACCCCACCCCGCTAAAACTAAATGATGAATTGCAAACGCCTGGAACTGTTTTCCCTGCGACCCTGGGGAATTTAGAGAATGGGAAAATTGCTCGGATCAGGTCCCAGTATGTCTACTCAGTCCTGAACCCTGTTGAGAATTTTTCTCAGTGGAGTGTATTGAAGGAAGAGGGTTCTCACTCAAATCAATTTTCAAGTAACATGGGAGAATCGCTGGAGTCGCTAGACGATGCTACCCCAAGGCACATGTGGGGGCAAGAGAAACTTCAGTTGCTGAAGATTTGAGAGTGGAAGCAAGCTTGTCTTCTTGGCTGAAGCCATCTTCTTCTATTCAGGATGCAAATGATCAAAATTTCGAGGCTGTTCCCGCTGCAAATCGTCATTTTGGGAGAACTCCAGGTGACAGGCCTATCATTGGAACTGTTGCTGCTCATTGGAATGAAGATGAGCCTACTCGTATCTCTCCAAGTGGTGGGATGGTAATGGAATACCAAATTCCACTAATAAATATAAGGAGGTATTTTTCTACTACCTCTCTTCCTCTCCCTTTCCTGGTTGACACATTTTGATAGCAACATTCAACAGATgctcattttttcttttgcagGATCAGAAAGTGAGTTGGCATGCAACCCCGTTCGAGGAGAGGTTAGAAAAGGCATTATCAGAAGAGAGTATGATCTCTCAAAGGTATGTTTTGTTGGTGGTTGATTAGAGTGAAGTGAACAATTTCCTCAACTGGTGGCTGGCTCTCTTGCTTTCTCACTTTTGGtaattttgattgaatattTGAATTCTAATGACTTGAAGATTTGATTTGTAGGAAGCAAATTAATGGGGAACCGATAAATTTTGAAGAGAATGAGGAAAGTGACACAGCTTTATCTCAGTTGCAGTCTAGGAGTCATCCCAAGTCAGTGGTTTCTTTCTGATAAATGGTGATGGTGGATTGTCATTTGCTCTGTTCTGTTGTGACTTAAATGCAGGTCTGAAGTATATCACATGAACTGTAATGGTGTCCCCCTGAACTATTGGGCTTAATTCTTGGAATGAAGTCGTTGTTAATGGTTTAATGTCAGCAGCATGAGGAAGCTGCTTCCAGTGTACATAAGCTGAGCATACCTTTTGCTTTAATGgcttccacatttttttttttaattttctgtgtctctttcttatttttgcttttatttgtttccatttttcaCAAATTATATGATTTAGAATAGTTGCAGAAATTTCTAAAGAATATTGGAATGAAATGGTGAAAAATGAGTAACAAAATAAGTTGCTGGGACACCAGGGTGTCCATTTGATTAGGACGATTGTTTCGATGTGTGCACATTTTGGCCGCTGGTTGAATATGTTGAATTTCTCAGTGTTGGTGTGGTGGCTGGGGTTTTGAGCCTATGGAGTGTGAAGGGATAGGTCATGTgaggttatttttaattaaaaaaaaaaaattgtttgctaCGAAGGACCAAAGAAAAG
The window above is part of the Vitis riparia cultivar Riparia Gloire de Montpellier isolate 1030 chromosome 12, EGFV_Vit.rip_1.0, whole genome shotgun sequence genome. Proteins encoded here:
- the LOC117926387 gene encoding LOW QUALITY PROTEIN: protein JASON-like (The sequence of the model RefSeq protein was modified relative to this genomic sequence to represent the inferred CDS: inserted 1 base in 1 codon; deleted 2 bases in 1 codon); protein product: MGCFFGCFRIKDDHQHRPNASFVSQSKSTETMISQNRLSALFLAEEKEDSLSKDRKSHVFGSSEPENIDKELKDEARFLKACGTLVETPAEIRKASRRLKSSPSQDGDLEHSKFHSWLPNTSIKKLQLDKQPVEPPTPIKQCEEWRKESSLLEQTPSSCISNGQSSTEGSTVGNSDAVINVHPNPVDDSVPSVSPWLSAPNVQRRNRSVRFECEADAALFSSGSASSEIASQTSKRYESPSNHSESKLSPYPTPLKLNDELQTPGTVFPATLGNLENGKIARIRSQYVYSVLNPVENFSQWSVLKEEGSHSNQFSSNMGESLESLDDATPAHVGARETSVAEDLRVEASLSSWLKPSSSIQDANDQNFEAVPAANRHFGRTPGDRPIIGTVAAHWNEDEPTRISPXWWDGNGIPNSTNKYKEDQKVSWHATPFEERLEKALSEESMISQRKQINGEPINFEENEESDTALSQLQSRSHPKSVVSF